One window of Perca flavescens isolate YP-PL-M2 chromosome 6, PFLA_1.0, whole genome shotgun sequence genomic DNA carries:
- the ube2s gene encoding ubiquitin-conjugating enzyme E2 S, whose amino-acid sequence MNSNVENLPPHVLRLVYKEVSALAADPPEGIKIYPSEEDITELHTAIEGPEGTPFAGGVFRMRLVLGKDFPAVPPKGYFLTKIFHPNVGHKGEICVNVLKRDWKAELGLRHVLLTIKCLLIHPNPESALNEEAGRLLLEDYAEYESRARLLTEIHAMGGHGGTSGAPQDPNDGPQPKKHAGDPMKRAGPSAAAVPAALGNGANGASTTTSNSNSSSTNNVAGKKKADKKRALRRL is encoded by the exons AACTCCAATGTGGAGAATTTGCCTCCTCATGTTCTTCGCTTGGTCTACAAAGAGGTTtcagctttagcagcagacccGCCTGAGGGTATCAAGATTTACCCCAGTGAGGAAGACATAACTGAGCTACATACAGCCATCGAAGGACCGG AGGGAACTCCGTTTGCTGGTGGCGTTTTCCGAATGCGTCTGGTCCTCGGGAAGGACTTCCCTGCGGTTCCACCCAAGGGGTATTTCCTGACTAAGATTTTTCACCCCAATGTGGGTCACAAGGGAGAGATCTGTGTCAATGTGTTGAAGAGGGACTGGAAGGCAGAACTCGGCCTCAGACATGTCTTACTT ACAATCAAGTGTCTTCTCATCCATCCGAATCCAGAGTCTGCTCTGAACGAAGAGGCCGGGCGTTTGCTGTTAGAGGACTATGCAGAATATGAGTCCCGAGCTCGTCTGCTCACAGAGATCCACGCCATGGGGGGGCACGGCGGGACCTCTGGGGCACCTCAGGACCCTAATGACGGCCCACAGCCGAAGAAGCATGCAGGCGACCCCATGAAGAGAGCGGGACCCAGTGCAGCAGCTGTGCCAGCAGCTCTGGGTAACGGAGCTAATGGAGCCAGTACCACCACCAGCAATAGCAACAGCAGTAGCACTAATAATGTAGCAGGGAAAAAGAAAGCCGATAAAAAGCGTGCATTGAGGCGACTTTAA